A single Balneola sp. DNA region contains:
- a CDS encoding nucleotide exchange factor GrpE codes for MSKEELKEDIQEEINESQDEVLNQRLKEEVPSNNDEIAEELEEIDEGEQQIAELQNEVSTLKDTLLRKAAELENVRKRVQRERIALFEEAKVVALEDFLPISEDLKRALDASEGEEVNASFRDGVKLVAAKFEEVLVKNGVEAIEKTGIPFDVNLHDALLRQPAPDKKTKSDTVLQVLENGYQINGKVIKHAKVIVSE; via the coding sequence ATGAGCAAAGAAGAACTGAAAGAAGATATTCAGGAAGAAATCAATGAATCTCAGGATGAAGTATTAAACCAGAGATTGAAAGAAGAGGTGCCTTCAAACAACGATGAGATTGCAGAAGAGCTTGAAGAAATTGATGAGGGAGAGCAGCAAATTGCTGAATTACAAAATGAAGTATCTACACTCAAAGATACACTATTAAGAAAAGCCGCTGAGCTGGAAAATGTAAGAAAAAGAGTTCAAAGAGAGAGAATTGCTCTTTTTGAAGAGGCAAAGGTAGTTGCTCTTGAAGATTTTCTTCCCATATCAGAAGATTTAAAACGAGCATTAGATGCTTCAGAAGGAGAAGAAGTAAATGCAAGCTTTAGAGACGGTGTGAAACTAGTTGCCGCAAAGTTCGAAGAGGTTTTGGTAAAAAATGGAGTAGAAGCTATTGAAAAAACGGGTATTCCATTTGATGTAAATTTGCACGATGCTCTATTGCGTCAGCCAGCTCCTGATAAGAAAACCAAAAGCGATACAGTGCTCCAAGTACTTGAAAACGGGTACCAAATAAATGGCAAAGTTATAAAGCACGCCAAAGTAATTGTAAGTGAGTAA
- a CDS encoding N-acetyltransferase gives MNIQHEESNTKGSFYIEENGERIAELTYTRNGDYRIILDHTEVNESHKGEGLGKALVFHSVDYAREKNLKILPLCPYARVVFRRNKEEFRDVT, from the coding sequence ATGAACATACAGCACGAAGAATCAAATACCAAAGGATCTTTCTACATCGAAGAAAACGGAGAACGAATTGCTGAATTGACCTATACCCGAAACGGAGATTATCGGATAATCCTTGATCATACTGAGGTTAATGAATCTCATAAAGGAGAAGGATTGGGAAAGGCTTTGGTTTTTCATTCGGTTGATTATGCCAGAGAAAAAAATCTAAAAATTCTTCCATTATGCCCTTATGCAAGGGTGGTGTTCCGCAGAAATAAAGAAGAATTCCGAGATGTAACCTAG
- a CDS encoding TonB-dependent receptor has protein sequence MLLTVCFYPLMGYSNNSSINNTIATVSGQVTDVDGEPLPGVNVVVKGTIVGMPTDSEGRFELTVRQDLPLTLQFSAVGFQTQELFVDESNSSNISIVMQEQTIYGNDVVVSASRVEESIIDAPVTIEKMDILSIKNAASDDYYSSISNLKGVDITTSSINFQIINSRGFNSTGNTRMVQLTDGMDTQAPALNFPIGNLNGPSELDVESVEFIPGAASALYGPNAFNGILLVNSKSPFQYQGLSVKVKTSVNHLDGNAAVGEPENLQPMYNFALRYAKAFDNKFAFKVNFDYMSAEDWRGGDYSDKNTSLQGDLAENPAYDGIHRYGDDGSFNIGLLSADPTTRALLASGLALQTGVPEALADQYIGAIPSQPVNRTGYDEHYLVDYGAENLKVNTSLHYRITDNAELSYSFNYGFGTSIYTGAQRYSLVDFSVAQHKIQLEGDNFMIKAYGTFENSGDSYIADAVGYSVNEAYSSSTTWFGTYGTVFAGGLLQAAAAAQGGDPTYNAATVQAILSNPDLVSQFHAAARATADAGRFEPGTAEFDNAVAAARAATVPDGALFDDQSRFYHTEGQYDFKNEVDFLDLIAGVSFRQFQLRSNGTIFDDAGGVDINEFGGYLQASKSLMEDRLKLSGSIRYDKNENFDGQISPRISAVIGVADNQNFRVSFQTGFRNPTTQGQYIDLDVITTRLLGGLDQFADKYAITENSYTIESVDEFVGSVLGGATDTSLLVPYDTHNQVKPEQIKAFEVGYKGLLGDNLFLDMAYYYNIYDDFIAQVRVRKASGPFTGTAGDALVVASLLSGDASNTFQIYTNNDQSVTAHGAVLGLEYSLPQGYKLGMNYNFNELIDGLSSEFQNDYNTPKHKVNVSFGNRKVMDNLGFNVTYRWQDAFRWESSFAEVDLDAVSSIDAQVSYNIPDYNATIKVGGSNIGNQTNILSGGGPNVNGIYYVSLVFDQLFR, from the coding sequence ATGCTACTTACGGTGTGTTTTTATCCCTTAATGGGATACTCAAACAACTCCTCAATTAATAACACTATTGCCACGGTCTCGGGCCAGGTTACAGATGTTGATGGGGAACCCTTACCTGGAGTTAATGTTGTTGTAAAAGGTACGATTGTTGGTATGCCAACGGATTCAGAAGGACGGTTTGAACTAACAGTAAGACAAGATCTTCCTTTAACACTGCAATTTTCAGCAGTTGGTTTCCAAACACAAGAGTTATTTGTAGATGAATCAAATTCATCCAATATCTCTATTGTAATGCAAGAACAAACGATTTATGGAAATGATGTAGTAGTTTCGGCATCGCGCGTTGAGGAAAGCATTATAGATGCACCGGTAACCATTGAAAAAATGGATATCCTCTCCATAAAGAACGCAGCTTCAGATGACTATTATTCATCAATAAGCAACCTCAAAGGGGTGGATATAACAACGAGCAGTATCAACTTTCAGATTATTAATTCAAGAGGCTTTAATTCAACTGGTAATACCAGGATGGTACAGTTGACGGATGGAATGGATACCCAGGCTCCGGCTTTGAATTTCCCAATAGGTAACCTAAATGGCCCTTCTGAGTTAGATGTTGAAAGTGTCGAATTTATTCCTGGAGCCGCTTCAGCTTTATACGGTCCAAACGCTTTTAATGGGATACTACTAGTAAATAGTAAAAGTCCATTCCAATACCAGGGATTAAGTGTAAAAGTAAAAACCTCAGTAAATCACCTTGATGGCAATGCGGCAGTAGGCGAGCCGGAAAATCTCCAGCCTATGTATAATTTTGCTCTAAGATATGCTAAGGCATTTGATAATAAATTCGCGTTCAAAGTTAATTTCGACTATATGAGTGCCGAAGACTGGAGAGGTGGCGATTACTCTGATAAAAACACTTCGCTTCAAGGAGATTTAGCTGAAAACCCAGCTTATGATGGAATTCACAGATATGGAGATGATGGTTCCTTTAATATTGGATTACTCTCAGCAGACCCTACAACAAGGGCGCTACTTGCAAGCGGCCTTGCGCTTCAAACAGGAGTTCCAGAGGCACTTGCTGATCAGTACATTGGTGCTATTCCTTCACAACCTGTTAACCGTACCGGATATGATGAGCATTATCTGGTTGACTATGGTGCAGAAAATTTAAAAGTAAATACTTCTTTGCATTATCGAATCACTGATAACGCAGAGTTGAGCTACTCATTCAACTACGGTTTTGGAACTTCTATTTACACTGGAGCACAGCGCTACAGTTTAGTTGACTTTAGTGTCGCACAGCATAAAATACAGCTTGAAGGCGATAACTTTATGATTAAGGCTTATGGTACTTTCGAAAATTCGGGAGATTCATATATAGCTGATGCTGTTGGTTACTCAGTGAATGAGGCTTATTCATCAAGTACAACTTGGTTTGGTACATATGGTACTGTATTCGCCGGAGGGTTATTACAGGCGGCTGCAGCTGCTCAGGGTGGGGATCCTACCTATAATGCTGCCACTGTTCAGGCAATTCTTTCAAATCCGGATTTAGTTTCTCAGTTTCATGCTGCGGCACGTGCTACGGCAGATGCAGGCAGGTTTGAGCCCGGAACTGCTGAATTTGATAATGCTGTAGCAGCAGCGCGTGCAGCTACAGTTCCCGATGGTGCTTTATTCGATGATCAGTCCAGATTCTATCATACAGAAGGACAATACGACTTCAAGAACGAAGTAGATTTCTTAGACTTAATTGCAGGTGTAAGCTTCCGTCAATTTCAGTTGCGATCGAACGGTACTATTTTTGATGATGCGGGAGGTGTAGATATCAATGAATTTGGAGGGTATTTACAAGCTTCTAAGTCACTCATGGAAGATAGATTAAAGCTTAGTGGTTCGATCCGATATGATAAGAATGAAAATTTTGACGGGCAGATAAGCCCAAGAATTTCTGCGGTTATAGGTGTCGCTGACAACCAGAATTTCAGAGTTTCATTTCAAACCGGATTTAGAAATCCTACAACCCAAGGGCAATATATTGATCTTGACGTAATTACAACTCGACTCCTTGGTGGCCTGGATCAATTTGCTGATAAATATGCTATTACAGAGAACTCATATACTATTGAGTCTGTAGATGAATTTGTCGGTTCAGTGTTGGGCGGAGCTACTGATACAAGTTTATTAGTTCCTTATGATACTCATAATCAAGTTAAGCCAGAACAAATCAAAGCATTTGAGGTTGGTTATAAAGGTCTTCTAGGAGATAATCTCTTTTTAGACATGGCTTATTACTATAACATTTACGATGATTTTATCGCTCAAGTGCGAGTTAGAAAAGCTTCTGGTCCATTTACTGGAACTGCTGGTGATGCATTGGTTGTTGCTTCTCTTCTTTCAGGAGATGCAAGCAATACATTCCAGATTTATACTAATAATGACCAAAGTGTAACTGCTCATGGTGCAGTACTTGGACTAGAATATAGCTTGCCACAAGGCTATAAGCTTGGAATGAATTATAACTTCAATGAACTCATAGATGGTTTAAGTAGTGAATTCCAAAATGACTATAACACCCCAAAGCACAAAGTAAATGTAAGTTTTGGAAATCGTAAGGTTATGGATAATCTTGGCTTTAATGTTACATACAGATGGCAGGATGCATTCAGATGGGAGTCTTCATTTGCTGAAGTTGATTTGGATGCTGTTTCTTCCATTGATGCTCAGGTTAGCTATAACATTCCTGATTATAACGCTACCATTAAAGTAGGAGGTTCTAACATTGGTAATCAAACCAATATCCTTAGTGGTGGAGGACCTAATGTGAACGGTATTTACTACGTCTCACTAGTTTTTGATCAGCTGTTTAGGTAG
- the dnaJ gene encoding molecular chaperone DnaJ yields the protein MSKRDYYEILGVDKGVGEAELKKAYRKQAMKFHPDRNKGDASAETKFKEAAEAYEVLSDPQKRAQYDRFGHAGVNGHGGFGGGGVEFDMEDIFSRFGDIFGGGFFGDDIFGGGRSRSRGRRQPGTPGSDMKIRMPLSLEEIAFGVEKTLKVKKQTVCGTCSGTGAASESDFETCGTCNGMGEVRQVTRTMLGQMVNVQACPTCHGDGRIIKNKCTTCSGEGRIKGEETIKVNIPSGVSAGNYITLRGQGNAGRRGGQAGDLIVLIEEEEHEHFIREGNNIYYDLALSIPDAVLGTEVEVPTLKGKAKLRIEEGTQPGKLLRMRGKGIEGLNNSGVGDQYVRVNVYIPRELTSQEKKTIQSLKGAENFDASNQTKEEKGFFSKMKDVFG from the coding sequence ATGAGTAAAAGAGATTATTACGAAATACTAGGTGTAGATAAGGGAGTTGGTGAAGCCGAGCTTAAGAAAGCGTATCGCAAGCAAGCTATGAAGTTTCATCCTGATAGGAACAAAGGCGATGCGAGTGCAGAAACCAAATTTAAGGAAGCAGCCGAGGCCTATGAAGTCTTAAGTGATCCGCAAAAAAGAGCTCAATACGATCGATTTGGACATGCTGGTGTTAATGGACACGGTGGCTTTGGCGGTGGCGGAGTAGAGTTTGATATGGAAGATATCTTCAGCAGGTTTGGAGATATTTTTGGAGGTGGTTTTTTTGGAGATGACATTTTCGGAGGAGGGCGTAGCCGATCCAGAGGTCGCAGACAGCCCGGTACCCCCGGTTCTGATATGAAGATCAGGATGCCACTTTCGTTAGAAGAAATTGCATTTGGAGTTGAGAAAACACTGAAAGTAAAAAAGCAGACAGTTTGTGGTACTTGTTCTGGTACTGGAGCTGCTTCAGAATCTGATTTCGAAACTTGTGGTACCTGTAATGGAATGGGTGAAGTAAGACAGGTTACTCGCACTATGTTAGGTCAGATGGTAAATGTTCAGGCGTGTCCTACTTGCCATGGAGACGGAAGGATTATCAAGAACAAATGTACTACCTGTTCTGGTGAGGGACGAATTAAGGGTGAAGAGACTATTAAAGTAAATATTCCTTCAGGAGTATCGGCTGGAAACTATATCACTTTACGAGGCCAGGGGAATGCAGGCAGAAGGGGCGGACAGGCTGGAGATCTGATAGTGCTTATTGAAGAGGAAGAACATGAGCATTTTATCCGTGAAGGGAATAATATCTATTATGATCTGGCTCTTAGTATTCCTGATGCAGTGTTAGGTACCGAAGTAGAGGTTCCCACCTTAAAAGGAAAAGCCAAGCTCAGAATTGAAGAGGGCACCCAACCAGGTAAACTACTTAGAATGAGAGGAAAAGGAATTGAAGGGTTAAATAATTCTGGTGTAGGAGACCAATATGTACGTGTGAATGTATATATCCCAAGAGAACTTACAAGCCAGGAGAAGAAAACAATTCAGTCCCTAAAAGGTGCTGAAAATTTTGACGCTTCGAATCAAACGAAAGAGGAAAAAGGATTCTTCAGTAAAATGAAGGATGTTTTTGGCTGA